A region of the Streptomyces sp. NBC_00442 genome:
CGGCTCTCCTTGAAGGCGGGCGTCGCCGTCGGTTCGTACAGCGGGTACGAGGAAAGGGGTGGTGCGGGCGAGGGGGCGGCGAGGGTGAACCACACGGTCTTGCCCAACTCGCCCTGTGGGCGCACCCCCCACGCCTCGCTGACCGCGGCGATCAGCGCGAGCCCGCGGCCGCCGGTGGCCATGGTGTCGGCCTTGCGCACCGCGGGGGGAAGCGTCGGATCGTGGTCATGGACGGAGATGGTGAGCCGGTCGAGCAGCAGCTCGATCTCCACCGTGCACATCTTGTCCGGCTCGGCGTGCCGGTGGACGTTGGTCAGCAACTCGGTGACGCCGAGCGCCGCCTCGTCTATCAACGGATCCAGATGCCAGTAGCGCAACTGCGCCGACACGATTCTGCGGACCTGTCCGATCCGCGACGGCAGGGCTTGGAGCTCCACCGTGCACTGCCTGTTTGGCTGGCTGATCACGGTTGCGACTCCCCGATTAGGTCCGGAAGTAGCTGTCTGGTCCGGCGGCCTTGCTCGGAGCGTCACCGCCGGTAAACCCTCAGTGATGTGACACCAGCGTGGACCAGGGGTGGGGAGTGCGCAACTCGCACCCGCCGGCGCACGCACGTTCAGTGCTGCGCTCCGTGCGCCGTCTGCCGCATGGCCTGCAGGAATCGCTGCGTCAGATCGGGTCCGCGCGAACGGCCGGGATCCTGGTCCATCGTCAGCCGGTAGCGGGTGCCGTTCAGCCGCGCCACCGTCCGGTCCTCCTTGGCGAGCCAGGGCAGCCAGGGTCGCGCCGTGCTGACCGCGTCGACGGGCGCGCTGTCGATCTCCCGCCCGTTGCTGGTGAGCAGGGCGAGCCGGCCGTCCTTGATGAGGACCTCGCCGGCTCTCGTCAGCGAGCGCGTCCACCGCTCGATCCGTACGCCCTTCGCACTGAACTCGGGTTCGGCCATGACCATCCGGCCCCCTTCGCATCGCTCCTGGTGGGCAGTCTGCACAACGTCGAGCCTACGCACCAGGGTGCGTGGGGGATCGGGTCCGGGCCAGCGCCGTCCGGTGCTCATCACCCGTCCCACAAGCCACTCCTATGGCTCCCCAAAGGCAACGTTTGTGCAGGTGAGAGCGGTATCGTCAGAAGCGGGGGCGGCACGCAGACACGACGAGGAGTGGCATGGAAACCATCGATGTGGACCGCAGCGATCCGCGGTACCGGGCCTGGCTGAAGGAAGCCGTGCGCAAGGTCCAGGCCGATGCCAACCGCTCCGCCGACACCCACCTCCTGCGCTTTCCGCTGCCCGAGGCGTGGGGCATCGACCTTTACCTCAAGGACGAGTCGACCCACCCCACCGGCAGCCTCAAGCACCGCCTCGCCCGTTCGCTGTTCCTGTACGGCCTGTGCAATGGCTGGATCCGGCCGGGCAAGCCCGTCATCGAGGCGTCCAGTGGCTCGACCGCCGTCTCCGAGGCGTACTTCGCCAAGATGATCGGCGTCCCGTTCATCGCCGTCATGCCCCGCACCACGAGCGCCGAGAAGTGCCGCCTGATCGAATTCCACGGCGGCCAGTGCCACTTCGCCGACGACTCCATGAAGATCTACGAGGAGTCCGCGAGGCTCGCCGCGGAGACCGGCGGCCACTACATGGACCAGTTCACCTACGCGGAGCGGGCCACCGACTGGCGCGGCAACAACAACATCGCCGAATCCATTTATCAGCAGCTGAAGTTGGAGCGCTATCCGGAACCGGCCTGGATCGTCGCCACCGCGGGCACCGGCGGTACCTCGGCCACCATCGCGCGCTACGTGCACTACATGCAGCACGACACGATGATCTGCGTGCCCGACCCCGAGAACTCCTGCTTCTTCGACGGCTGGACCCACAACAACCCGCTCGCCTCCAGCGACTGCGGCTCGCGCATCGAGGGCATCGGCCGGCCCCGCATGGAGCCGAGCTTCGTGCCCGGCGCCATCGACCGGATGATGAAGGTGCCGGACGCGGCGAGCGTCGCGGCCGTGCGCGCCCTGGAGAAGGCGATCGGCCGCAAGGCCGGCGGCTCCACCGGCACCGGCCTGTGGAGCGCGCTGCGCATCGTCGCGGAGATGGTCGACGAGGGCCGCACCGGCAGCATCGTCACCCTGCTCTGCGACCCGGGCGACCGCTACCTCGACAAGTACTACTCGGACACGTGGCTCGCCGAGCAGGGCCTGGACATCGCCCCGTACGCCGCGACCCTCGACACCTTCCTGGAGAGCGGGGTGTGGGCCGTCCGGTAACCGGCCGCACCGGGACCTTCTGCCCGTGCGGGACACCGCGGCGCGTGCCAGGGTGACGTCATGGACACGCGCCCGGTAGCCGTAGCCGTAGACGGATCCGACCACAGCCTGCGAGCCCTGGAATGGGCCATTCCCACCGCCCGCAGGCTGGCCGCCGAGCTGGTCATCGCGCACGTCCTGCCCGACCACACCCAGCTCTGGGCGGCTCGCAGGTCCGCGCTCGGTCCCGGTCCCGCGCTCAACGATCCGGTGACCGACCGGGTCCGCGCCGCGCTCTCGGGGCGCGACGAGCTGCCCTCCGTGCGCTTCGACTCGCTGGTGGGCGAAGTACCGGACGCGCTGCACGCGTTGGGGGCCGGGGCGCGGATGCTGGTGATGGGCTCGCGCGGGCGCGGCGGCTTCGCCAGCCTCCTCCTCGGCTCCAACAGCCTGGCCGTGGCGACGCGGGCGCCCTGCCCCGTGGTGGTGGTGCCGCGCCTGGCACGTACGGGGGCGGACGAACGCACCTCGGGACGGGTCGTGCTCGGGCTCCACCTGGGCGAGACCGCCGACGACGTCATCGAATTCGCCTTCGTGGAGGCCGCGGCCCGCGGTGTGCCGCTCCAGGTGCTCACCGCCTACCCCGCCCCGCCGCCAGCCGCGCTGATGGTCGCGGGCGAGTACCCGCCGGGCCCGCTCGATCCCGACCAGTACGAACCCGCCGAGGACGATGTGACCCGCGAACAGGCCGAGCGGATCGGCCCGTTCGAGGCCCGCTTCCCCGGCGTCGAGGTGGACGCGCTGATCGCACCGGCCGACGCCGCGGGCCATCTCGTCGACGCCTCCGCCTCGGCCGCCCTGATCGTGGTCGGCCGCCACCGCAGACGCCTCAAGTCGGGTTCCCTCCTGATGGGCTCGGTGGCCCACGCGGTGCTGCACCACACGGAATGCCCGGTGGCGGTGGTGCCGGCCCGCGAGGACGACTGACTCTCGGGGGCGACTGACTCGCGGGGACGACTGGCCCCGGGGGCGGCCGGCCCGCGGGGGCGGACGGCCTGTGCGGGGCGGCCGGCCCGCACACCGGCGGCCTCGGCCCACCATCAAGTGCCGCTCGCCGACGCCGTGTTGAGGTGACCCGGCATTGACCCGCAGTTTGCCCCCGACGCCCCCTTCGCTGTCTACGGTAGGAAAGATCCACCGAACGGCAACGGGGAAAAGCGGGAGCTGCCATGCCATCTGTACTGATCGTCGGCGGGGGACTGGCCGGTCTGACCGCCGCCCTGTGCCTGGAGTACCACGGGGTGGACTATGTCCTGGTGGAGCGCAACACCGAGCCGACCGTGCTGCCCCGTTCCCGCGGCATGCACACCCGTGCCGTGGAGATCTTCCGGCAGATCGGGGTCGAGGACGCCGTGCTGGCGGCGAGCGCGACCGCCCTGAAAATGGGGCGGTTCGGCGGCGCGCGCACCGGGCGCAGCATCGTGGACTCCGAGGCGCTCGACCTGCGGCACGTCTACGCCGGCGGCGCCATGGTCGGCGCGGACGAGAGCCCCTCGGCGTTCTGCTTCTGCCCCCAGGTCCTGCTCGAACCGGTCCTGCGCGACCTCGCCGAACAGCGGGGCGGCGACATCCGCTTCGGCACCGAGCTGACTGCGTTCACCCACGACGCCGACCGGGTCACGGCCACCCTCACGGACGTCACCACGGGGCGCGCCAAAACCCTGCACGCCGACTACCTCCTGGCGGCCGACGGAGGCGGCAGCCCCGTGCGCACCGTCCTCGGCATCACCAGCACCACCCGCCCCGCCACCCACCACTACCTCAATCTCTACTTCCGCGCCGACCTCACCGACATCGTGCGCGACCGCACCTTCAGCCAGTGCGAGATCGCCGGGCCCGAGGTGTCCGGGCTGTTCCTGGCCAAGAACAACACCGACGAATGGTCCTTCCACCTCGCCTACGACCCCGAGCGCGAGAGCCCGCGCGACTACCCCGACGAACGCTGTACCGCCCTGCTGCGCGCGGCCATCGGCGTGGACGACCCGGCGCTCCGCGTCGACCTGCTCGCCCGCGGGGCCTGGGACACCGGCACCGCGGTCGCCGACGCCTACCGCGTCGGCCGGGTCTTCCTCGCCGGTGACGCCGCCCACCGCCACGCCCCCTGGGGCGGGTTCGGCGCCAACACCGGCATCGCCGACGTGCACAACCTCGCCTGGAAGCTGGCCGCCGTCCTGCGCGCCGAGGCGCCGGAAACCCTCCTGGACACCTACGAACCCGAGCGCCGCCCGCGCGGCCTGCTCGTCGCCGAACAGGCCTGGCTGCGCACCGACTTCTTCGCCCGGTACGCCATCCGCACGCCGGACAACGCCGAGGCCCTGGCGCGCCAACTCGACACCGGCGAGATCATGACCTGCTACCGGTACGCGTCCGCCGCGGTCCACGGCGCACCGGCCGGGGACACGGTCGAGGCGCTCGCGGGCCAGACCGGCACCCGCCTCCCGCACCTGTGGCTCGAACGCGACGGCGGCCGGCTCTCCACCCTCGACCTGTGCGGTCCCGGCTTCACACTCCTCACCGGCGCGGACGCGCAGGCGGGCATATGGGCCGACGTCGCGGACGACTTGCCGGTGACGGTGCATCACATCAGCTACGGCAAAGCGGACGTGGACTCCGGGCGGACTGCTCTGCGGGACACCGAAGGCGCCTGGCCGGCTCTGGTGGGTCTCGCTCCGCACGGCGCCCTTCTGGTGCGGCCGGACGGTTTCGTCGCCGCCCGGTCCGACGAGGGCCTCACCCCGGAGGGCCTCGTGTCGACGTGGCGGGCTCTCAACTCGCTTCAGGAGGCGCCTTCGTGACCCCAGAGGGTTTCGCGAAGGGGCGGGGTGGAGGTGGGACCCGCCTCAGGGCTTGGGCGCGCTCGCCAGCAGGCGGTCCAGTGCGCGCATCGCGCCCTTGAAGGACTGGCCGACGCCCGGCCCGGCGGCCCGCATCGTCAGACGGAACAGAGCGGGCCCCCCACTCGCCATCGTCCAGCGCACCGCCGTGCCCTCCCCGACGGGAGCCAGCCGCCAGTCCTCCAGCATGGCTGCCACGCCGGGCACGTTGGTCTCGTCGATCCGGTAGGCGTAGCGCGCTCCCGCGTCCCTCGCCATGATCGTCTCGCGGAAGAAGACGCCGCCGCGCAGCCTGATCTCGCGTCCGGCCCCGCCGTCCAGGGGCCGGGCCGCCACGACCGAGGAGAACCAGGCGGGCATGTCCGTCACCTGGTCGGCCAGCGCGCGGTAGACGGCGTCCGGACCGGCCGAGAGCCGGGCGGTGAACACCAGGCGCACCGGCGCCGACTCGGCGAAGTCGAGTTCCACGGACCTGAGTCGGCGAGCCATGACGCGTTCCTCCTGGCGGTTCGGCGCGGCGGAACCCGTACCGGCAGCGGATGCGCGAGAGCCCGTACCGACCGGTAGGGGAGGGCCCGCACACCATAGCCGCCCGGCCGTCAGATGTCTGCGGAGCCGCCGTTGTCGGGGCCGTTGTCGGAGCCACTGTCGGGGCTTTCCCCCGCCACCACGACGTCCCGGAGATGCTCGGTCATCTCCGCGCGGGACCGGTCCGAAAGGCCCGCGTCCGTCACCAGCGAGTCGACCTGGTCGAGCGTGGCGAACGAACTGAGCCCCACCGTGCCCCACTTGGTGTGGTCGGCGATCACCACGACCCGCCGCGCCGAGTGCACGAACCGGCGATTGGTCTCCGCCTCGGCCAGGTTGGGCGTGGACAGGCCGGCCTCCGCCGAGATGCCGTGCACGCCGATGAACAGCACGTCGAAGTGGAGGGAGCGGATGGCCGCGTCGGCGACCGGCCCCACCAGCGTGTCGGACAGCGTGCGCACCCCGCCCGTCAGGACCACCGTCGCCGCACCCGGCCGCGGCCCGGAACCGGCGGACGAACGCTGCGCGGCATGGAACACGTCGGCGACCTGCACGGAGTTGGTCACCACCGTCAACTCCGGGACGTCCACCAGCTCCTGCGCCAGGGCGTACGCCGTGGTGCCGCCGGCCAGCGCGATGGCGCTGCCGGGCACGGCCATCCTGGCCGCCTCCCGCGCAATGTCCTGCTTGGCGCTCAGTTCGAGGGCCGACTTCGCCTCGAAGCCCGGCTCGTGCGCCGTGGCCTCCGCGACGGGCACCGCGCCGCCGTGCACCTTCTCGATGACGCCCTGGCGGGCCAGCGCGTCCAGATCCCGGCGGACCGTCATGTCCGAGACGTTGAGCCTGCGGGTGAGTTCGTTGACCCGGACCCCACCGCGCCGTCTGACCTCGTCGAGGATCAGAGCACGACGCTGCTCCGCGAGCAGATTCTGGTGGTCGCTCACTGCCGGGCCGGTCCTTCCACATCGTCGAACACACACGCCGGGCACACCTGCCCCCCCCCGGCTTACGGCACCCCATCCTGTCACGGGGAGATTCCGTGAGAGCACTGCACCGGGGCACCCGGATCCGAGATCCTTGTGCTCCGTGCCACCCGCGCCGCCGATCCTGCCACCACGAGAGCGAGCCGCAGACGTGTCCCGTGCCACACCCGCCGTCGCAGCCGGTGCTCCCACGGCCGAAGGCGCCGGCCCCGCCCTCGAGCTGCTGGTCCACGGCGTCGGCGGCACCACACCGCAGAAGATGCTCGGCGACCCGCGCACCGTGTGCGTCACCGGCGACGACACCGCGGCTATCTACCGCTGCGCCGAGGACGCCGACGCCGAGGCCCACCCCGAGCGCTACCGGGGCCGGCCGGTGCCCGAGGCGTACGTCTGGTGCAATCTGACGTCCGGCAACAGCGCCCGCGCCCTGTGGCTGCTCCTGCTGCCCTTCATGGTCGTCAACCTCGCCCACTGGATGCGTCCGCCCGCCAAGGACCCGCTCTGGGCGATCCGCCTGTACGGGGTGTTGGTGCGGCTCGTCGCGCTCAGCCTCACCGCGCTGCTCGTGGCCGCGGCCTGCGAGGTCGCGCTCGATCTCACCGCGTGGCAGTGCGCCGGCACTGCGGGCTGCTCCCGCTCGTGGTACTGGCTCGGCTTCACGTCCGTGGCGCATCACGGCTGGTGGTCGCAGCCGGGCCGGCGCCTGGCCCTCGCGGCCCTCGTCCCCGCGGCCCTCGTCGCCCTGCTCTGGTACCTCTCCAACCGCACCTGGAGCGCGTACGAATCCCAGCGGCCGCTGAACACCGAGCCCCCCGACGACCCCCGGTCCCCCCAACCGGCCTTCAGCCGCCCCGGGTTCTGGTACGGCAGGCGTCTGGTGGCCCGGCTGCGCGCCGCGCACACCGCCGCCGGCTTCCTCACCACCGGCGCGGGCGTGACGCTGGCCGCCGCCCGCCACGACCACGCCGACGGCGGCGGCCCCGCCGCGCTGGGCCTTGTCCTCGAATGCGCTCTCGCCCTCGCGGGCCTCGTCGTGGTGTGGGTGGTGTGCCGTCGCGGGCGCACCGAATCCCACCGCGACGAGCGGCTCGACCGCGCCCTCACCTCCTGGCTGCCCGTCAGCTCGCTCGCCCTGCTGGTGCTCGCCCTGGTGTACGCGTCCTGGGACCGCTCCGACTGGGCCTCGGCCGGCACCCTGCCCGGGGACCGCGCCTTCGGCCTGCTCGCCCTGGCCCAAGGCGTCCTGGTCGTCGCACTTGCGGCCGTGGCCGGCCTGCTGCGACGCCGCGCGCAGGGCGGGCGCACCGCCCTGCGGGGCTTCGGCGGCCCCGCCGTCGCCATGCTCGCCTGCGCGCTCGGCGGGGTGATGACCGGCGGCGTCGCCCAGCGGGTCGCCGACTGGGTGGACCACGGCGCGACCCCCGGCATGAGCCGCTCGGCCTACCACGGGCCGCCTCCGCTGCTGACCTGGCAGGCCTCGGTGATCCCCGCCCTGATCGTCGTGCTCCTGCCCGTGGTGCTCTTCTTCGCCGTACGCACCTGGCGCACCGCCCGCGCGGACGCGCCCCGCATCATGGCCGACTACCCCGGCGAGCGACCCGACACCGCCCGCACCCGCACGATCGCCGCCGCCCGCGCGATGGCCCGGCTCACCGACCACGCCCCGCTCTTCCTCGGCATCCTCTCCGGCGCCTCCCTGCTGCTCGGCGCCGCGGCCCTGGCGGGCGCCTGGTGGACCGGCCAAGTGCCGGCCAGAGCGGCCGGCACCGCCCCCGGCCCGGTCGCCTTCGGCGCCGACGCCGCGCAGTCGCTCGGCTCCTGGTGCACCGGCGTCGGCTTCCTGCTCTTCGTCACCTGGGGCCGGCGCGCCTACAAGGACGCCGCGGCCCGCCGCACGGTCGGCATCCTGTGGGACGTCGGCACGTTCTGGCCGCGCGCCGCCCACCCCTTCGCGCCGCCCTGCTACGCCGAGCGGGCCGTCCCCGACCTCGCCTGGCGGATGAACACCTGGACCGAGCGCACCGGCGGGCGCCTGGTGATCTCCGGCCAC
Encoded here:
- a CDS encoding ATP-binding protein, yielding MISQPNRQCTVELQALPSRIGQVRRIVSAQLRYWHLDPLIDEAALGVTELLTNVHRHAEPDKMCTVEIELLLDRLTISVHDHDPTLPPAVRKADTMATGGRGLALIAAVSEAWGVRPQGELGKTVWFTLAAPSPAPPLSSYPLYEPTATPAFKESRPRPVRERVKAAARSSVAG
- a CDS encoding DeoR/GlpR family DNA-binding transcription regulator; the protein is MSDHQNLLAEQRRALILDEVRRRGGVRVNELTRRLNVSDMTVRRDLDALARQGVIEKVHGGAVPVAEATAHEPGFEAKSALELSAKQDIAREAARMAVPGSAIALAGGTTAYALAQELVDVPELTVVTNSVQVADVFHAAQRSSAGSGPRPGAATVVLTGGVRTLSDTLVGPVADAAIRSLHFDVLFIGVHGISAEAGLSTPNLAEAETNRRFVHSARRVVVIADHTKWGTVGLSSFATLDQVDSLVTDAGLSDRSRAEMTEHLRDVVVAGESPDSGSDNGPDNGGSADI
- a CDS encoding PLP-dependent cysteine synthase family protein, giving the protein METIDVDRSDPRYRAWLKEAVRKVQADANRSADTHLLRFPLPEAWGIDLYLKDESTHPTGSLKHRLARSLFLYGLCNGWIRPGKPVIEASSGSTAVSEAYFAKMIGVPFIAVMPRTTSAEKCRLIEFHGGQCHFADDSMKIYEESARLAAETGGHYMDQFTYAERATDWRGNNNIAESIYQQLKLERYPEPAWIVATAGTGGTSATIARYVHYMQHDTMICVPDPENSCFFDGWTHNNPLASSDCGSRIEGIGRPRMEPSFVPGAIDRMMKVPDAASVAAVRALEKAIGRKAGGSTGTGLWSALRIVAEMVDEGRTGSIVTLLCDPGDRYLDKYYSDTWLAEQGLDIAPYAATLDTFLESGVWAVR
- a CDS encoding universal stress protein, translating into MDTRPVAVAVDGSDHSLRALEWAIPTARRLAAELVIAHVLPDHTQLWAARRSALGPGPALNDPVTDRVRAALSGRDELPSVRFDSLVGEVPDALHALGAGARMLVMGSRGRGGFASLLLGSNSLAVATRAPCPVVVVPRLARTGADERTSGRVVLGLHLGETADDVIEFAFVEAAARGVPLQVLTAYPAPPPAALMVAGEYPPGPLDPDQYEPAEDDVTREQAERIGPFEARFPGVEVDALIAPADAAGHLVDASASAALIVVGRHRRRLKSGSLLMGSVAHAVLHHTECPVAVVPAREDD
- a CDS encoding FAD-dependent monooxygenase — its product is MPSVLIVGGGLAGLTAALCLEYHGVDYVLVERNTEPTVLPRSRGMHTRAVEIFRQIGVEDAVLAASATALKMGRFGGARTGRSIVDSEALDLRHVYAGGAMVGADESPSAFCFCPQVLLEPVLRDLAEQRGGDIRFGTELTAFTHDADRVTATLTDVTTGRAKTLHADYLLAADGGGSPVRTVLGITSTTRPATHHYLNLYFRADLTDIVRDRTFSQCEIAGPEVSGLFLAKNNTDEWSFHLAYDPERESPRDYPDERCTALLRAAIGVDDPALRVDLLARGAWDTGTAVADAYRVGRVFLAGDAAHRHAPWGGFGANTGIADVHNLAWKLAAVLRAEAPETLLDTYEPERRPRGLLVAEQAWLRTDFFARYAIRTPDNAEALARQLDTGEIMTCYRYASAAVHGAPAGDTVEALAGQTGTRLPHLWLERDGGRLSTLDLCGPGFTLLTGADAQAGIWADVADDLPVTVHHISYGKADVDSGRTALRDTEGAWPALVGLAPHGALLVRPDGFVAARSDEGLTPEGLVSTWRALNSLQEAPS
- a CDS encoding SRPBCC family protein: MARRLRSVELDFAESAPVRLVFTARLSAGPDAVYRALADQVTDMPAWFSSVVAARPLDGGAGREIRLRGGVFFRETIMARDAGARYAYRIDETNVPGVAAMLEDWRLAPVGEGTAVRWTMASGGPALFRLTMRAAGPGVGQSFKGAMRALDRLLASAPKP